From the genome of Periplaneta americana isolate PAMFEO1 chromosome 15, P.americana_PAMFEO1_priV1, whole genome shotgun sequence, one region includes:
- the LOC138715359 gene encoding CD2 antigen cytoplasmic tail-binding protein 2 homolog isoform X4 codes for MYISARTSIRGGNKTMSASERWWQKKAGQDDGQQGNQQQLTDLTELANRLLTETGNMDIYQESYEHISKLIEDSERKNVKKESRSAINYDDALDMYAEDFDEKEKARLEKKKEGVSSAGTGEENGNRVDDTSRSAHKESEGTSGAHAVGRHRRQE; via the exons atgtacatatcagccagaacttcaatcagag GAGGCAACAAAACTATGTCAGCATCAGAGCGATGGTGGCAAAAGAAAGCTGGACAAGATGATGGTCAACAGGGAAACCAACAGCAACTAACGGATTTGACAGAACTGGCTAATCGTCTCCTTACTGAAACTGGTAACATGGATATTTACCAGGAAAGCTATGAACATATATCGAAGTTG ATTGAGGATTCAGAACGTAAAAATGTCAAGAAAGAGAGTAGATCAGCAATAAATTATGATGATGCATTGGATATGTATGCTGAAGACTTTGATGAAAAGGAAAAAGCAAGacttgaaaagaaaaaggaaggagtATCTAGTGCTGGTACAggagaagaaaatggaaatagaGTTGATGATACATCCAGAAGTGCACACAAAGAGAGCGAAG
- the LOC138715359 gene encoding CD2 antigen cytoplasmic tail-binding protein 2 homolog isoform X5 produces the protein MYISARTSIRGGNKTMSASERWWQKKAGQDDGQQGNQQQLTDLTELANRLLTETGNMDIYQESYEHISKLIEDSERKNVKKESRSAINYDDALDMYAEDFDEKEKARLEKKKEGVSSAGTGEENGNRVDDTSRSAHKESEG, from the exons atgtacatatcagccagaacttcaatcagag GAGGCAACAAAACTATGTCAGCATCAGAGCGATGGTGGCAAAAGAAAGCTGGACAAGATGATGGTCAACAGGGAAACCAACAGCAACTAACGGATTTGACAGAACTGGCTAATCGTCTCCTTACTGAAACTGGTAACATGGATATTTACCAGGAAAGCTATGAACATATATCGAAGTTG ATTGAGGATTCAGAACGTAAAAATGTCAAGAAAGAGAGTAGATCAGCAATAAATTATGATGATGCATTGGATATGTATGCTGAAGACTTTGATGAAAAGGAAAAAGCAAGacttgaaaagaaaaaggaaggagtATCTAGTGCTGGTACAggagaagaaaatggaaatagaGTTGATGATACATCCAGAAGTGCACACAAAGAGAGCGAAG